The Callospermophilus lateralis isolate mCalLat2 chromosome 3, mCalLat2.hap1, whole genome shotgun sequence genome has a segment encoding these proteins:
- the Slc2a4rg gene encoding SLC2A4 regulator isoform X1 — MSVGPARPGDAPRRPRRGGAGGGAMLSTAAAAGGAGAGAKWIRGAGWWAWAASSMSFFHLQGPSMGGGFAGLEFALPQEPQAADLGTPGTWAGAAGLPTPSGHIPVPAQRSPPGKARLDEVLAAAALTSLSTSPLYLGAPAVSFSPEPDLEPWREALTQPTGSYSSSSNSGDWVWDQASDQSSPSTPSSPLPPEAAHFLFGEPTQRKRKVSWRSPGRVDSSAAPDTHPVAQSAVQVVFQCLWKSCGKVLRTASAIQRHIRLVHLGRREKPEHSDGEEDFYYTELDIGVDMLTNGLSNLAPTSPEAPVPPAFPHLDLPSLLRPLALPRPLPPLLSSAAPPKTCHGDHAHHAGEATGGSWEQVSGHSGEERSPSCSSPQGCLAPVHVDPQPTEGQATGPALPSKLGASLRKPRGDAKKCRKVYGTDHRDLWCTACRWKKACQRFLD; from the exons ATGTCCGTGGGTCCGGCCCGGCCGGGGGACGCTCCCCGTCGCCCGCGCCGAGGCGGGGCCGGAGGCGGAGCTATGCTATCCACAGCGGCTGCAGCCGGTGGGGCGGGGGCGGGCGCCAAGTGGATCCGTGGTGCAGGCTGGTGGGCCTGGGCTGCCTCTTCTATGAGTTTCTTCCATCTGCAGGGCCCTTCTATGGGCGGAGGTTTTGCGGGCTTGGAGTTCGCGCTGCCGCAGGAGCCGCAGGCTGCAGACCTAGGGACCCCGGGGACGTGGGCGGGGGCGGCTGGGCTCCCGACACCGTCGGGGCACATCCCGGTGCCAGCGCAGAG ATCCCCCCCAGGAAAAGCTCGGCTAGATGAGGTCCTGGCTGCGGCAGCCCTTACAAGCCTGTCTACTAGCCCCCTCTATCTGGGGGCCCCTGCTGTATCCTTCAGTCCAG agcctgacttgGAACCCTGGAGGGAGGCCCTGACGCAGCCCACTGGCAgctacagcagcagcagcaacagtggAGACTGGGTCTGGGACCAGGCCAGCGACCAGTCCTCCCCATCCACACCATCGTCCCCACTGCCCCCTGAGGCAGCCCACTTTCTGTTTGGGGAGCCCACTCAGAGGAAACGGAAGGTGAGCTGGAGGAGCCCAGGGCGGGTGGACTCAAGTGCTGCTCCTGACACACACCCTGTTGCCCAGAGCGCTGTCCAGGTGGTGTTCCAGTGCCTGTGGAAGAGCTGCGGGAAGGTGCTGCGCACAGCCTCCGCCATTCAGAGACACATCCGCCTGGTGCACCTGGG GAGACGGGAAAAGCCTGAGCACAGTGATGGTGAGGAGGACTTCTACTACACTGAGCTGGACATTGGTGTGGACATGCTGACCAATGGGCTGTCCAACCTGGCCCCAACGTCCCCTGAGGCCCCTGTGCCGCCTGCCTTCCCCCACCTGGACCTGCCCAGCCTGCTGCGGCCTCTGGCCCTGCCCCGGCCCCTGCCCCCTTTGCTTAGCTCTGCAGCTCCTCCCAAGACATGCCACGGTGACCATGCCCACCATGCTGGGGAGGCAACAGGTGGCAGCTGGGAGCAAGTCTCAGGGCACTCTGGAGAGGAGCGAAGTCCAAGTTGCAGCTCCCCCCAGGGCTGCCTGGCACCTGTCCATGTGGACCCCCAGCCCACTGAGGGCCAGGCCACTGGACCAGCCCTGCCCTCCAAGCTTGGTGCCAGCTTGAG GAAGCCCCGTGGTGATGCCAAGAAGTGCCGGAAGGTGTACGGCACGGATCACCGGGACCTGTGGTGCACAGCCTGCCGCTGGAAGAAGGCTTGTCAGCGGTTCCTGGACTGA
- the Lime1 gene encoding lck-interacting transmembrane adapter 1, translated as MGQPVPLALPTLWVLGCFSLFLWLWVLCTACHRTRVPRHRARLQGSMMPVQVQVRHQAVGAAPRPTQQNPPRPASMDLLRSQWLEVPRSSTRPQAAPSIFPPQQLPKASPVSPSPFIGPEDTYSNIGLAAIPRASLASSPVVWAGTRLTIGCARPGPGARPLVAEYACIQKLKGTGQGPQELQQGTAERIPTAQVDILYSRVCKSESRDPGLIKNQADLKGGGSILAPRNDLTCGLTQMPKLWYLRLFWFPSEAIGGQGEDKPSRCGFQDREACWAAARLFQHTGGEAALPGSGALERPPGAGQTRGRRAPGGHLSWPERERGLEAGKIPTRASRRPSSELRPPSVDRPAGQ; from the exons ATGGGGCAACCAGTGCCCTTGGCCCTGCCCACCCTCTGGGTCCTAGGGTGCTTCTCCTTGTTCCTCTGGCTGTGGGTGCTGTGCACAGCCTGCCACAG GACACGGGTGCCGAGGCATCGGGCTAGGCTGCAGGGCAGCATGATGCCAGTGCAAGTG CAGGTCCGGCACCAGGCTGTAGGAGCTGCACCACGGCCCACACAGCAGAATC CTCCACGGCCTGCCAGCATGGATCTCCTGCGCTCACAGTGGCTGGAAGTGCCCAGGAGCAGCACCAGACCACAGGCAGCCCCCTCCATCTTCCCACCACAGCAGTTGCCTAAGGCCTCTCCTGTCTCCCCTTCACCCTTCATTGGCCCTGAGGATACTTATTCCAACATAGGGCTGGCTGCAATCCCCAGAGCCAGCCTGGCTTCCAGCCCTGTGGTGTGGGCAGGGACACGGCTGACCATCGGCTGTgccaggcctgggcctggggccAGACCTCTGGTGGCTGAATATGCCTGCATCCAGAAGCTCAAGGGGACAGGTCAGGGTCCCCAAGAACTGCAGCAGGGGACTGCTGAGAGGATCCCAACTGCTCAG GTGGACATCCTGTACTCCAGGGTCTGCAAGTCTGAAAGCAGGGACCCAGGACTCATAAAAAACCAGGCAGACCTCAAGGGTGGGGGATCGATTCTGGCCCCAAGGAACGACTTGACCT GTGGTCTCACCCAGATGCCCAAGCTCTGGTACCTGAGGCTGTTCTGGTTTCCTTCCGAAGCCATTGGCGGGCAGGGGGAAGACAAACCGTCTCGCTGTGGTTTCCAGGACAGGGAAGCCTGCTGGGCGGCTGCCAGG CTCTTCCAACACACCGGTGGGGAAGCGGCCCTCCCAGGCAGCGGAGCGTTGGAGCGCCCGCCCGGAGCTGGCCAGACTAGGGGCCGTCGGGCGCCGGGAGGCCACCTCTCCTGGCCAGAGCGGGAGCGCGGGCTAGAGGCGGGCAAGATCCCAACGCGGGCCAGTCGGAGGCCGAGCTCCGAGCTCCGGCCACCGAGTGTTGATAGGCCCGCCGGCCAATAG
- the Slc2a4rg gene encoding SLC2A4 regulator isoform X2, translated as MEAELSPGPGPGCARPQLRAGGRDPNALRAEAPWLSAQGSGPRAAPVTVPAPPQGPSMGGGFAGLEFALPQEPQAADLGTPGTWAGAAGLPTPSGHIPVPAQRSPPGKARLDEVLAAAALTSLSTSPLYLGAPAVSFSPEPDLEPWREALTQPTGSYSSSSNSGDWVWDQASDQSSPSTPSSPLPPEAAHFLFGEPTQRKRKSAVQVVFQCLWKSCGKVLRTASAIQRHIRLVHLGRREKPEHSDGEEDFYYTELDIGVDMLTNGLSNLAPTSPEAPVPPAFPHLDLPSLLRPLALPRPLPPLLSSAAPPKTCHGDHAHHAGEATGGSWEQVSGHSGEERSPSCSSPQGCLAPVHVDPQPTEGQATGPALPSKLGASLRKPRGDAKKCRKVYGTDHRDLWCTACRWKKACQRFLD; from the exons ATGGAAGCTGAGCTCTCCCCAGGTCCGGGTCCGGGTTGTGCGCGCCCCCAGCTCCGCGCCGGCGGTCGGGACCCCAATGCGCTACGGGCCGAGGCGCCGTGGCTGAGCGCGCAGGGCTCGGGCCCGCGCGCCGCGCCCGTGACGGTGCCGGCGCCGCCACAG GGCCCTTCTATGGGCGGAGGTTTTGCGGGCTTGGAGTTCGCGCTGCCGCAGGAGCCGCAGGCTGCAGACCTAGGGACCCCGGGGACGTGGGCGGGGGCGGCTGGGCTCCCGACACCGTCGGGGCACATCCCGGTGCCAGCGCAGAG ATCCCCCCCAGGAAAAGCTCGGCTAGATGAGGTCCTGGCTGCGGCAGCCCTTACAAGCCTGTCTACTAGCCCCCTCTATCTGGGGGCCCCTGCTGTATCCTTCAGTCCAG agcctgacttgGAACCCTGGAGGGAGGCCCTGACGCAGCCCACTGGCAgctacagcagcagcagcaacagtggAGACTGGGTCTGGGACCAGGCCAGCGACCAGTCCTCCCCATCCACACCATCGTCCCCACTGCCCCCTGAGGCAGCCCACTTTCTGTTTGGGGAGCCCACTCAGAGGAAACGGAAG AGCGCTGTCCAGGTGGTGTTCCAGTGCCTGTGGAAGAGCTGCGGGAAGGTGCTGCGCACAGCCTCCGCCATTCAGAGACACATCCGCCTGGTGCACCTGGG GAGACGGGAAAAGCCTGAGCACAGTGATGGTGAGGAGGACTTCTACTACACTGAGCTGGACATTGGTGTGGACATGCTGACCAATGGGCTGTCCAACCTGGCCCCAACGTCCCCTGAGGCCCCTGTGCCGCCTGCCTTCCCCCACCTGGACCTGCCCAGCCTGCTGCGGCCTCTGGCCCTGCCCCGGCCCCTGCCCCCTTTGCTTAGCTCTGCAGCTCCTCCCAAGACATGCCACGGTGACCATGCCCACCATGCTGGGGAGGCAACAGGTGGCAGCTGGGAGCAAGTCTCAGGGCACTCTGGAGAGGAGCGAAGTCCAAGTTGCAGCTCCCCCCAGGGCTGCCTGGCACCTGTCCATGTGGACCCCCAGCCCACTGAGGGCCAGGCCACTGGACCAGCCCTGCCCTCCAAGCTTGGTGCCAGCTTGAG GAAGCCCCGTGGTGATGCCAAGAAGTGCCGGAAGGTGTACGGCACGGATCACCGGGACCTGTGGTGCACAGCCTGCCGCTGGAAGAAGGCTTGTCAGCGGTTCCTGGACTGA
- the Zgpat gene encoding zinc finger CCCH-type with G patch domain-containing protein — translation MDEESLEAALQTYRAQLRQVELALGAGLEAAEQADLRQLQADLRELIGLTEASLVSVRKSKLLAALDAEAAGVPASPEVGPGPAEPGRADPDPDPDPDPDPDPGELSGAKVNAPYHSAWGTLEYHNAMVVGTEAAEDGSAGVRVLYLYPTHKSLKPCPFFLEGKCRFKDSCRFSHGQVVSVDELRPFQDPDLSLLQAGSTCLAKHQDGLWHPARIVDVDNGYYTVKFDSLLLKEAVVEGDSILPPLRTEAAESSDSDSGDAVDSSYARVVESGTADTGTCSSAFAGWEVHTRGIGSRLLAKMGYEFGKGLGRHAEGRVEPIHAVVLPRGKSLDQCAEILQKRTKRGQAGANRPPRCQGSGGGPGGRPPPRNVFDFLNEKLQSQAPGALEAGAGPPGRRSQDMYHASKSAKQALSLRLFQTEEKIVRTQRDIQGIQEALTRNAGRHSVAAAQLEEKLAGAQRQLGQLRAQEAGLQREQRKADTHRKMTEF, via the exons ATGGACGAGGAGAGCCTGGAGGCGGCCCTGCAGACCTACCGCGCCCAGCTGCGGCAGGTGGAGCTGGCCCTGGGGGCCGGCCTGGAGGCGGCCGAGCAGGCTGACCTGCGCCAGCTGCAGGCCGACCTGCGCGAGCTGATCGGGCTCACCGAGGCCAGCCTGGTGTCCGTCCGCAAGAGCAAGCTGCTGGCCGCGCTGGACGCCGAGGCCGCGGGGGTGCCTGCCAGCCCGGAGGTGGGGCCGGGACCCGCGGAGCCCGGGCGCGCGGACCCGGACCCGGACCCGGACCCGGACCCGGACCCGGACCCGGGAGAGCTGAGCGGCGCCAAAGTGAACGCCCCCTACCACAGTGCGTGGGGCACGCTGGAGTATCACAACGCCATGGTGGTGGGCACCGAGGCGGCCGAGGACGGCTCCGCGGGCgtgcgagtgctctacctctaccCCACTCACAAGTCCCTGAAGCCCTGCCCATTCTTCCTGGAGGGGAAGTGCCGCTTCAAGGACAGCTGCAG GTTCTCCCATGGGCAGGTGGTCTCTGTGGATGAGCTGCGCCCCTTCCAGGACCCAGACCTGAGCTTGCTGCAGGCTGGCTCTACGTGTCTGGCCAAGCACCAGGATGGCCTCTGGCACCCAGCACGGATCGTTG ATGTAGATAATGGCTACTATACAGTCAAGTTTGACTCACTGCTGCTGAAAGAGGCTGTGGTGGAGGGAGATAGCATTCTGCCCCCCCTGCGCACAGAGGCTGCAGAGTCATCGGACTCAGACAGTGGTGATGCGGTTGACTCAAGCTATGCCAGAG TGGTGGAATCAGGCACTGCAGACACTGGGACCTGCAGCTCTGCCTTTGCTGGCTGGGAAGTACACACACGTGGCATTGGCTCCAGACTCCTCGCCAAGATGGGCTATGAGTTTGGCAAGG GCTTAGGCAGACATGCCGAAGGCCGGGTAGAGCCTATTCATGCTGTGGTGTTGCCTCGAGGGAAGTCCCTGGACCAGTGTGCAGAGATCCTGCAAAAGAGGACCAAGCGGGGCCAGGCTGGTGCCAACAGGCCCCCAAGGTGCCAGGGGAGTGGGGGTGGGCCTGGGGGCCGACCACCCCCTCGGAACGTGTTTGACTTCCTGAATGAAAAGCTGCAGAGCCAGGCTCCTGGGGCCCTGGAGGCTGGGGCGGGCCCCCCAGGAAGGAGGAGCCAGGACATGTACCATGCCAGCAAGAGCGCCAAGCAGGCCCTGAGCCTACGGCTCTTCCAGACTGAGGAGAAGATTGTGCGTACCCAGCGGGACATCCAGGGCATCCAGGAGGCCCTCACCCGGAATGCTGGCCG GCACAGCGTGGCAGCAGCCCAGCTGGAAGagaagctggcaggagcccagcgGCAGCTGGGGCAGCTCCGAGCTCAGGAGGCAGGCCTGCAGCGGGAACAGCGGAAGGCAGACACCCACAGGAAGATGACAGAGTTCTAG